AGCACACGGGCGGGGTCGATAGCGAGGGTGCGCTTGGCCGTCTGCTCAAGCGCATTGCCGAGGTCGATGCCGTTGTACCATGCCGCGTTGACGGTGCGGTCCACGCTGACTGTGACAAAGCGTATGCCGGTGCCTTCGAACTGCCGGTTCAGGCTATCCGTCTGCGCATCGAGCCGGGTGTCGGGGATGTCGGCCTGCCTGCTGTCGGGGCGGATGACGTGGTAGGCAACGGGCACCACGAGCTCTTGACCAGCGAGGCGCTCCAGAGCGGCCTCCACATCAACGCCCTTCATCATGCGGCGGTCCTGCAGCGTGGGCTGAGGCGTCGCACACCGTTCGTGGTCATGCGCAACGCCGCCCGGAAACGTGAGGACGGTCTGAGCGAGGGTCGAGGGAGCGAGAGCGACGAAGCTCAGGGCGACCGTGAGGCCGAAAAGGGGGCGAAGCATTGATCGGGGAAAAGACACGGACTTCGGAGTGGAATGGCGCAACATACGCGGTAGCGCAGGCTCTCGAAAGGCAAATCCTGCAAACGGCTGTGCAAACGACTGTGCCTGCGGCCTTCAGAAATAGGGAGCCCATCAGGCCTAGGCCGCGTTGACATTAGGCGAGCAGGAGTAGCGTCGATACCACGTGCACAAACGCGAGGTAGTTGCGGCCCGTCTGCTCGTAGCGCGTCCCCACCCGACGATACCGCTTCAACCGACCGATCAGCCGTTCTACTTGATTGCGCTCCCGGTAGAGCTCGCGGTCGAAGGCCGGCTTCCGTGAACGCGCCGCACTCGGCTTGATCACCGCCTCGATGCCCTGCGCCGCCAACGCCATCCGGATAGCATCAGAGTCGTAGGCGGCATCGGCGAGCACCGCTTCGGCAGCCAGTCCTTCGATGAGCGGCAACACCGCTTGACTGTCGGCGCTTTGCCCCGGTGCGAGCGCGAAGCGGACCGGGTTGCCGAGCGCGTCGCAGGCCACATGCAGCTTGGTCGAGAGGCCCCCGCGGCTGCGCCCTAGGGCCTCCCGTTGGGCCGCTAGCTCGCTGCTAGCCCCCTTTTGCGCCCTCGTGAGGCATCTTGGTGAGCCCGGAGGATGGTCGAGTCAACCATGAGCCACTCGAGGTCCGGGTCCTGAACGGCTTCGAAGAGGCGCTGCCAGACGCCCTTCTTGCTCCAGCGGTTGAAGCGAACGAAGACGCTGTTCCACTTGCCGAAGCGCTCGGGGAGGTCACGCCAGCGCCCGCCGTTGTTGGCGACGAAGAGGACGGCTTCGAGGAAGAGGCGGTTGTCGCGGGCGGTGCGTCCTCGGTCGCCGGGCTTCCCGGGCAGCAGGGGAGCGATGCGTGCGAACTGTTGGTCGGTGAGGGTATGAGCGGGCACGGGCAGCAGAGGTTGGTTGCTGCGGGTATCGACCATCGGCCGTCCGACTCAAATGTCAACGCTACCTAGTCATCGACGACCATGGGCCGTAGTCACGGTACCCTCAACGGGGCCGGCACAACCAGGTAACAGGTCGAGCTATTCGACGCGCCTCAATCGGCGGCAGCCGCGGCACCCACGATGCCGGCGTTGTTTTGCAATTCGGCGGGCAACAGCTTGGCACGGGTGGAGAGGTGGTGGCCGAACTGGCTCCACCGTTTCAGTTTGCTCACGCCCCCGCCAATGAGGATCGTGTCCGGATTGAGCAGCTCTTCGACGTAGTCCAAGTACGCCTGGACACGGTCCGCCCACGCTTCCCAACTTAGGGCGTCGTCCTCACGCTGCCGGGCTGCAGCGTAGTGCTCGGCGATCCCGCTGTGCCTTCCTGAAAGAAAGTGAAGGTGCCCTAGTTCGGTGTTCGGGACGAGGTCCCCGTCGTGAAAGAGGGCGCTCCCGATGCCCGTGCCAAAGGTGAGCAGGAGCAGCGAACCGCGCCGATGGCGTCGTCCTGCCCCGTAGCGCACCTCTGCGAGGCCAGCCGCATCGGCATCGTTGAGGACGACGGGCGGCTCGGGTAGCACCTTGCGCAGCAGCTTCTTCGCGTTCGTGCCCACCCACCCTTTGTCGATGTTGGCGGCCGTGTAGACCGTGCCGTGGCGCACTACGCCGGGCAGCGCACAGCCGACGGGTCCCTTCCAGTCGAAGTGCTTGGCGATAGCCCCGACGACTTCGGCGACAGCCTCTGGCGTGGCGGGTTGAGGCGTCGGGATGCGGTGTCGGTCGGCGATCAGCTCGCCACGCTTGAGATGGACGGGGGCACCTTTGATGCCGGTGCCCCCGATGTCGATCCCGAGCACTTTCGAGGCCATCGAGGGGGTGGGGTGGGGTGGAACGGTTGGGGGACCCCACCTTCACACAAACAGTGCCGCGCTGAAACAGCCTAGTTGCGAGGTGGAGCAGCCTCAAAATACTGGACACTGAACCAGTCCGCCGCATCGGTCCAGATGTGGCGACGCGTCCACCCCGCCCGCCCAGCGAGCTTAAAGAATTCGTCGAGGGTGTACTTGTGCGAGTTCTCGGTATGGATCGACTCTCCTGCCGCAAAGCCGAACGCAGTGTCGCCCACGTACACGGTCTGGGCGACGGGGCTCACGAGGTGCATCTCAATGCGGGCGTCGGTGTCGTTCCAGCGCGCCTCGTGCTCGAACGCGTCCAGGTCGAAGGTGCCTCCAGCCTCTTGGTTAATTCGGGCCAGCAGGTTTTTGTTGAACGCCGCCGTGACGCCTTGCGGGTCGTCGTAGGCGCGAACAAGCACGTCGCGGTCTTTCACGAGGTCCACGCCGATGAGCAGCCCGCCGCCCGGGCCAGCGATGTCCGCCATGCGGCGCAGCAGCCGCTCGGCAGCGTCGGGTGCGAAGTTGCCAATGGTCGAGCCAGGGAAATAGACGACTCTACGCTTGGTGTCAGGAGGGAGCGCCGGGAGGTCAAACGCCGTCGTGAAGTCGGCGGCGACAGGTAGGATTAACGTTTCCGGAAACTGCGCACGGAGACTGGTGGCTTGCTGCTGGAGATAGTCGCCCGAGATGTCGATGGGCACGTAGGCGGCGAGGTTCGGCAGGGCGCCGAGCAGCATGCGTGTCTTCTGACTCGACCCGCTTCCGTACTCTACGAGCGCAGCGCGCGGACCCACCGCGGCGGCCATCGCAGCGATGTGGCGCTCCATGATCGCCGTCTCCGTCCGCGTAGGGTAGTAGGCCTCCAACTCCGTGATCTCGTCGAACAGAGCCGATCCGCGCTCGTCGTAGAAGTACTTGCAGGGAAGCGTCTTTGGAGAGCTGGTCAGGCCCTCGACGACATCGGCAAGGAACGCAGCGTCGAGAGGCTTGGAGGTGATGGCGTTGGTCATGAGACCGAGGTTAGAGACGTGAGAGAGGAACGACGATCCATGAGAGAGAAGCGACGGTCCGTCCTACAGGCTGCGCGCGAGGCGGAGGCCGGTGAACTGCCACGTGGCCTCGGGCGGGAAGAAGTTGCGGTAGGTGGGGCGGATGTGCGAGCGGCTCGTGGCACAACTGCCGCCGCGGAGGACGTACTGGTTGCACATGAACTTGCCGTTGTACTCGCCCAGCGCTCCCTCGACGGGGCGATACCCGGGATACGGCCCGTAGCTGCTTGACGTCCACTGCCAGACCGAGCCGTACATCTGCCGGAGCTGTGGCACGTCGGCTGGTGCCCCGTCGCCCCCGACCGGGCCGCCGACGCGGTCTGAGATCGCGGGCGGGTGGAGGTGTCCGGCGTCCACAAACGGCCCGACGACGGGGAGCGATCGGGCGGCAGCCTCCCACTCAAACTCAGTAGGAAGGCGGGCTCCGGCCCAGCGAGCGTAGGCGTCCGCCTCGAAGTAGGAGAGATGGCAGACGGGCTCGTGGGGGTCGACCTCGCGGAAGCCGTGCATCGTGTAGTGCATCCACACGCCGTCGCGGCGCTCCCAGTAGAAGGGCTCCGTCCATCCGTGCTCCTGGGCGTGCGCGAAGCCCATCGAGAGCCATAGCTCCGCGCGGTCGTAGCCTCCATCGGCCATGAATGCGAGGAATTCGCCGTTCGTCACCAGGCGGCCGCCGAGTGCATAGGGTTCGAGGAAGACGCGGTGGCGTGGCCCCTCGTTGTCGAAATGGAACCGCTCGCCCACCGTTGCGCCCTCCGGGGCTGCGAAGCCCACGTGATAGATGCCACCCTCGAACGGGACATAGTCGATCGGTCCTGGGTCGCCTGCCTGAACATGGGGCCGGGCGTCATAGGCGGGGCGGAGTGGATTGACCGCGAAGACATGCTTCAGGTCGGTCACCATCAACTCCTGGTGCTGCTGCTCGTGGTGCAGCCCGATCTCGACCGTGTCGGCGAGGGGCCGGTGCGCGTCCTCGTCGAGCCCGTCGAGAAGCCGCTCCATGTGGGCGTCAACGTGCGCCCGGTAGCGCTTGACCTCGTCGACCGTAGGCCGCGACAGGTAGCCCCGCTGCGCGCGGCAGTGGCGCTCGCCCGCCTGCACGTAATAGCTGTTGAAGAGGAACAGGAAGCGGTCGTCGTAGAGCGCGTAGCCGTCGAGGAACGGCGTGAGGACGAAGGTCTCCCAGAACCAGGTCGTGTGCGCGAGGTGCCACTTGGTGGGGCTGATATCGGCCATCGATTGGACGACGTAGTCCTCGATAGCAAGGGGCGAGCAGAAGGCCTCGGTGTGGGCGCGTACGGCTTGGTAGCGGTCGAGGAGGCGTGCCCGGATGCCGTGAGAAGCAGCATCGACGGACGGCGGCGTGGCGGTGGAGGGCATCGACAGAGTGCGAGGGAAAGACAAGGAGGCGCTTTCGTGGGCCGGAAGCATCCGCGAGTGTGCGCAGGCGGCGCATGCGACAACGTACGCGCCAGGACGCCCCGAACGATACCAGGCTTACCTCGGAACGGGTATCCGGGTCCCCCTCATGGGCCCGGTGCTGCGGGCAGAGAGTCACGCAGCGGCGACCGTGCCTACTCCAACTGGTGTGCCCAGATCGCGCGCCGCCACCAGCGCCTCAATGTGACGCAGCAGCGTCTTCGGCGCAAACGGCTTGGTGAGGTAGTCGTCGGCACCGAGCGATCGCGCGTAGGTGATGGTGGAGGCATCGTTGTGCGCGCTCACCATCATCACCGGTAGATCCGCGGTGGTTGGCTCGCGGCGGATGCGGGCAAGCACCTCCAGCCCGCTCATGCCAGGCATTGAGATGTCCAGGAGGACGAGATCGAAGGGCGGAGCATTTGGCGTGTCGAACAGCATCGCAACGGCCTTCGTGCCTAGGTCGCAGTGTGTGGGCGTGGCCCCATGGCGACGCAGCGCGTTGCAGATCACCGAGCCGATGAGGGGGTCATCTTCCACGACCAGCACGTGCCGGGCAACCGCCTCGCACTCGGAGTTCGGCGGTGGTGTTGGCCCAGGCGCAGGCGGGCATGGTGCCGTCTCTCGGCCTTCCATGCAGGCTACGACGACCTCCAGCAAGGCATCCAGGAGATCGGGGCGGGCAACCTCGGGAGCCTCTCGCAGCGTACGGGCGGCATTGGTGATCTCAGGGTAGCCGAACTGTCCCCCTGAGCCTTTCAGCGTATGTGCCTCGCGAAGAATCGAGTCCCAAGCGGCAGGCTCACCCGCCATCGCCTGGACTCGGAGCGTTTCCAGGCTGTGGCGATGGTCAGCAAGCAAAGACCGGTAGAGGGCACGCAGTTCGTCCATCGGAGCAGGGGGAATTCAGGAGACCCCGGTGGTGCACACTACATGCCGCGCCCAGCGGTTAGGAGAGGCCGCTATATCATCTCGACTATTAGGTATCCGGTCGTGACGCCTGACCAAGGAAAACAGGGTGTCGACGCGTCCGGGCGTCTGCGGAGAGAGTCGCAACTACCACGAGAGAGGGGGTGGTCAGGTACGTTTTCAGAAACAACTCGTCGGACCCGCGCGCGGACTGCAGCGTTGGCTCTGCCACTCACCCCGCCCGAGCCGTCTCCCTCGTCCATGACCGCCGATCTCCTTGACCTCAGCGAGCGCCTGCGCGCTAGGTACGACGCGATTAGCGCGCGCATCAGCGCAGCAGCGACGCGGGTTGGCCGGGAGCCGGGTGACGTCACGCTCATCGCGGTGTCCAAAACGTTTCCGCTTCGCAGCATTCGTGCGGCGGTGGCTGCAGGGCTCCGCGACTTCGGGGAGAATCGGGTGCAAGAGCTCGACGAGAAAGCGCGCGCCCTGCCCGGTGCCTTCCTCGATGCCTGCGCAAGTCATGCGTCCGTAAGTGACGCCATCGTAAGTGACGCCATGGACGACAATGACGCAGTGACCAGCATACAGTCGGGCGAGGCGATCCGATGGCATCACATCGGGTCGCTCCAGCGCAACAAGGCTAAGACGGTCTGCGAGGTCGCCGACGTGTTCCACGCGCTCGACAGCCCGCGCCTGGCGCGCGAACTGGACAAGCGGGCCGAAGCGGTCGGCCGCGTTCTCCCGTGCTACGTCCAGGTCAACGTCTCGGGCGAGGGCACGAAGTCAGGGTTGGCCCCCGAAGAGACGCCCGGCTTCATCGACAGCCTAAACGCGTATGCGCACATCCGACCTGTTGGGCTGATGACACTCGCGTCGCCAGCCCGCGCGCCCGACGAATTGGAGACGCTGGTGCGACCGCAGTTCCGACGTCTTCGCTGCCTCGCCGAGCAGGTTGGGCGCGACCGGCTGCCCTGCCTCTCGATGGGGATGAGCGGTGACTTCGAGGTCGCTATCGAGGAGGGCGCGACGCACGTGCGCGTTGGCTCGGCACTCTTCGGGGCACGTGGGTAGCGAAGCCTTCGTCACGTTTTCCGACACCCTTCCGCAGAACGACGATGGAAAGCCGTAGCTTGCAGCGGCTTCGTGAAACCGTGCTGCCGCTCGAAAAGAACGACCGCGCGTTGCATCGGTTGGTCCTCCCAGACTTCACCCGTCCACGTTTTACCAGCCACCCTCCACCGACCCATCGAGGCATCGCATGCTCGACCCCCTTCAGATTCGAAAAAAAGAATTCACTAGCGCCTTCCGAGGTATTAGCGAAGACGAGGTCCGCAACTTTCTCCACGAGGTGTCCCGCCAGTGGGAAGAGCTCCTGAGTGACAACCGCCGCGCCGAGGCGCGCGTGCAGGAACTCGAAGGCAAACTCGCCCACTACGTCCGGATCGAGGAAGCCCTCCAAGAGGCTGTGCACTCGGCCCGAGAGAACGCCCGCCGCACGCAGGAGACGGCGGAGCAGCGCGCGAAGCTCATCACCGAAGAGGCCGAGATGCGCGCCCAGCAACTCGTGCAGGACGCCGAGCACGAGCGCTACCTCGCCAAGCAGGACCTCTCGAAGCTCAACAACCGCATCTCCGAGGTAACGGCTCGGCTGCGCGCGTTCCACACGTCGGAGTTGGAGATCCTGGCCGCGTTCACCGGCGAGGAGCCGACCGGCTACTTTCCCCGCGTGGCTCAGGGCACCCGTCGTGCCTTGCCTGCCGCCGGCGCGCCGCTCGTCGGCGACGCCCCCGTCCACCCCGAGTCCCCAACCGAGGAGGCACGCACTGCCGAGCCCCGTCCCGCCGAGCCTCGCGCCACGGAGACGCGCCCTGTCGAAGCCCGCCCAGCGGAAGCACGACCTGCAGAAACACGCCCGAGCGAGCCTGCCCCGGCCGACACCTCACGGTCGGCGATGGACTTCCGGGCCCTCTTCACACCGCCCTCCCGCCCAGCAGTGACGGACACCGTGCAGCGCGACACGGAACTCGAAAAGGCGACCATCCGACGCATCATCGAGGACATCGACTGAGAGTGCCGCAGCACGAAGGCCGAAGGGGACCAGGATCTAGCTAGCAAGCACTGATATTGTCGTCCTGAACTCGCTTCAGGATCACTGACGGCTCCGCTGTTCCGTGGCCTTGCTGAGTTGCTGAGTCGAGTTCAGCGTGCCATAGCGGGAGGCATGGCTTGATGTCAAATGCGTACCTGTTAGTGAGAGAGGTGGACGCGCAGTAGGATCGCGGACAATGAGCGAGCGCCACGAGCGTAGCTTCCTCCTCGCCTTTCGACCGCCTGACTTCGTACCTCCCCCATGCCCGTCACCGAAGGCCTCGACTTTGACATTGATGCGTACCGCGCTCGTGTCGAGGAGGCCGCCGCCGCCGTTCGCGCTCACCTCGACCTCGGCACCGACCCGCCGCGCATTGGTCTGATCCTGGGCACCGGCCTCGGCAAGCTCGCCGACGAGATCGAGATCGCGGCCGACGTGTCCTACGACGACCTCCCGCACTTCCCCGTCTCGACGGTGGAGTCGCACCACGGGCGGTTGATCGCGGGAACGCTGCGCGGTGTGCCCGTGCTGGCAATGCAGGGGCGCTTCCACCTTTATGAGGGCTACACGCCGAAGCAGGTCACCTTTCCAGTTCGTGTCATGGGATCCCTTGGCGTGGAGACGCTGCTCATCTCGAACGCAGCAGGCGGCATGAACCCGCACTTCCGGCGCGGCGACCTGATGCTGATCACGGATCACATCAACTTCCAGGGCGCCAACCCGCTCGCTGGACCAAACGTGGACGCCTGGGGGCCGCGCTTCCCTGACATGAGCGACCCTTACGACGCGTCGCTCCGCACCGTTGCAAAACAGGCGGCGCTCGACCGGGCGCTCAAGCTGCAGGAGGGCGTCTATGTGGCCGTGGAAGGCCCCAACCTGGAGACGCGCGCCGAGTACCGGATGCTACGCGCCATGGGAGCCGACGCCGTGGGCATGAGCACCGTACCAGAGGTCATCGTCGCCAAGCACATGGGGCTGCAGACGCTCGCCATCTCCGTCATCACCGACGAGTGCTTCCCCGACGCGCTCAAACCCGTCTCCATCCCCGAGATCCTAGCTGCCGCTGGCGAAGCCGAGCCTAAGCTCACCCAGATCATCGCCGATGTGGTCGAGAGGGTGGCAGAGAGTAGCAGTGCTGCATAACGTGCTAGAATGGTGAAGCTTGCTTACTATGTTCAACCGATAGTTGGTCGGTGACTCCAGCGGTTTCCGTACGGATTCAGTGAGCTCGATGAAGAAGGCCATTGTCGTTGGAGCTACCTCGGGAATCGGCCGCGCGCTTGCGTTGGCCTTAGGAGCCCGCGGATACGCTGTTGGTGTTACAGGGCGGCGAGCGGATCTCCTCACTGAGTTGCTAGCTGAACTCCCCGCAACGTCTGAGGCGGCTGAGATGGACGTGACCCAACTTGCTGGTGCCAGGCGCGGATTCGACGGGCTAGTAGAGCGCATGGGTGGTGTGGACCTCGTTGTGATTAGCGCTGGGACAGGGCACACGGACGAAGCAAAGTCTTGGGCCCACGTCCGCGAGACCGTCGAAACGAATGTGCTCGGGTTCGCAGCGCTCGCCGATGCTGCCTACCGTCACTTCGAGACGCGTGGGCACGGGCACCTGGTCGGAATCACTTCGGTGGCAGCGGTGCGTGAGAGTGGGCTAGCCCCGGCCTACCACGCATCAAAAGCCTTCGCCGCGCGCTATCTCGCCGGGCTTCGTCACCGCGCCGTGAAGTCGGATCTTGCCCTCGTCGTGACGGACGTGCGTCCAGGGTTCGTGGATACTGCGATGGCGAAAGGTGACGGCCTGTTCTGGGTAGCGACACCGGGACGGGCGGCGTCGCAGATCGTGGCGGCGATCGAAAAGCGGCGGAGCGTCGTCTATGTGACGAAGCGGTGGCGAGGAGTTGCTGCGGTGCTCGCCTCACTTCCGGGGGTGCTCTACCGCCGTGTCATATGATCCACCGTCGCACGCCTGCGAAGGGCATGAGAACGCCACGTTCCCCGTCAGCCGAACATATCCGGTGCACGAGGTAGGTCGGAACGTGGACGAGTGCACTACCCTCGAAAGCCAGCATCTCGTACTACGCGGGCCTGCAAGCGCGATCCTCCGCAGGCCTCTGCGAGCACGGCTTAGGCTGCAGGCCTCTGCGAGCACGGCTTAGGCTGCAGGCATCGGCTGCGAGACCGGTTCGCCGCTCGACCGTCCTTTGGCGATCCTGTAGTCTAGCCACGCTTCGACGGCCTCTACGAACAAGTGGGTCAAGCCCAGTCGAATGTTGCTAATGTCGCCGACGCCTAGGAGTCTCCGTTCTCTCAAGAAGTAGCCCACGCTTCCGTCGGGCTTTTGGGACTGAAGCAGATAGTCCAAGACGGATGAAAGCCGCTCGTTCAAAGGCCGCTGCGCGAGGTGGCTGGCCACGAGTCGGGCTACGACCTCGACATCGCCCTCTCTGGCAAAGCACTCGGCAAGGTCCAGTGCGTCGGCATTGTCTAATCCGGGATCGGCGTGCGTCGCTAAGCCAGACAAGACAAAATCACGGTCAGGCCTCAATGCTCCGGCGCTGTCGTCTCGGGGCTCACCGTTTGGAGTGGAGACTGCGTCAAACGTCGGGACATGCGCCCCGAGCTCGCTCTGTGCGTTGAGATAGAGGACGGCTCGGTTTCGAGCTTCGAGGACCCGGCGAAGTACATGGTCGTCGTTCTCCTGACCGAGTGGCTCTAGCTCGAAGTGGGGGACTTGCTCTGCGTCCGGCGGCGCAGCCACGTCGAGCAGGGCAGCGACGAGCGTGGTGTGGCAACAAGCATAAAACACCCGATCTCGGTCTGGGTCGTCTCCCATCGCTTGCCTCGTTGCCTCGGAAGGGGGCGTATAACCATCCGGGTCGCGCTGCGCTTGGAAGAGCGCTAGATATCGATCGAGCGTGGTGGAGGGGAAACCCTCCGTGCACCGCGCAGCAATCAATAGTTCGCCCAACACGTCCCAATCACCTCGTCGCGCAAAATGGGGAAGGAGGCTCTGCAGCACCAGCACGACTTTCCCACGGGCCGGATGGTCGTGACCCATCCGACACCGTCCGAAGTGGTTCAGGTAGAACAGCGTGTGGGTGATGCTATAGGCCGTGTCTCGGTCCATGCTCAACAGGCTGCGGCACGTGTTGAGCGCGGTAGCTGGCACGAAGCGAGCTGGATCGAGGCTACGGCCCTCGTACAGTGAGAGGAAGTAGTGTTGGTCGAGGCGCCGATAGGGCACCACCTCGCTGGCGTAGGGAAAGCCAGCCCGGAGGGCGAACTCCATGGTGGCCTCATGCTCGGGGACCACGTGCCCGTGGAGGTGCTTCAGCACGAAGTAGGGCATGAGCCACGCCCAGGCTCCGGGGAGCGACTTCCTGGCGGCTTCGGCGATCTCCTGGCTGTTGACGTACGCCGTGAGTACGCTCTGCCACCGCGTGAGGAGGTCGTCAGGGACTCCACGGGCGCCGCGGAGGGCCCTGTATAGGATGGCAAACTCTCCAGCGCGCTGGAGGAGCTTCCTGTCAATGGACGCCGTCTCTAGGTGCGGTAGGATTAGATCGATATGCCGATCTAACCACCGCACAGATGGGGAGAAATCAAGACTCACGGAACGGGTACCTTCCAGAGCAACGTGCTACGAGCTACCCGTTCAGCCTCTACCGGCGAGGCCGGAGAGATCACCAAGCGTCTCGAAGGAGTTGTTCCCTTCTCGGAGCACATACCAAGGACCGATCAGCTCTCCACCGGCGGCGAGAGTCGGCCCCGAGAAGTCTTGACCGACTCGGATCAACTCGTGGATGGTGATCTCGCGGTTGACAACCCCCGCGTCGATTAGCACGCTGACCTGCTCCTGGGTGATCGCTGCCTTCTCAAGCTCACTGCCTTCCTTGTAGACGTACCACGGCCCTACTAGCTCACCGCCTGCCGCGGCAGAGCCGCCCATCTCTCTAAGCTTGGCATGGGCGTCTAGAAGCTTTCCGACGGTTACTTCCTTCTTGATGACCGTGCTCTGGGCCAAGGGCTTGTAGTTCTTCGTCACTCGGACGAGAGGGTAGTCAGTGGCGGCGAGGTGGAATGATTCGTTGGACATGGGACCGTTCAAGGTTAGGTTGACAATGCAGCTGACTCTTGGTGGTCGTGGGTAAGTGCTCAGAAAAACACGCAGCCGAAGAGAGTTTTCCGATAGGCCAATATAGAACGTATAGATTGCTAAGCAAGGGGATAGGCACAGTTTTTTTAACAGCATAAGGAAAATTTGGGAGCTAAGGTCAACCGAGATGCTGTCAGCTATTACACTATTGTTTTCCTTGGGCAACGATAAAAAAACAGGCGAATGCCTCGATACTCTTTTGGACGCGGGCGATTGAGGCCGGCGGAGCGAGGGTGATCTAGGTGTGACGAAGAATGGCGGAGTCCTAGTGTGACCAGCTTGGTGCCTTGTCAGAGTTGGACACATCGGTCCATTGTGGAGGAGGCATTCTGTCGGGATTGCCGACCAAATCCTCCCACCTCGCTCCATACCCAAGCGCTGCTCTCCCTTTGTCGAGGGACTAGAACGTGAGCAGCGGGACACCGCCGTACTCAGAACGGCACGTCGTCCTCCACGTCGTCGAGCGCGCGTTCGGTGCGAGCGAGGCGGATGCCTGCGGCGTCGAAGCCGAAGAGGTCTTCGGGGGAGAACACGAGGCGGTGCTGGTGCTCCGTCTCAAAAAACGGGACGAACTTGGCGGCGACCTGGTCGAGGCGGTCGAGGTAGTACGGCGTGTGCTCGTCGGGCGCAGCCGGGTCCCAGGCGTCGGCGAGGCGGGCGGCCTCGAAGGCGGGGCCGGGTCCGGCAAGGTAGTAGCTCATACGGTCGCCCTTGCGTGGCAACTGGCCGGTCTGCGCGGCGCGCTGCTTGGCGAGTTCGTACGACGCCGTCCGCGTGCGTCGCCCGGCCTGCACGTCGGCCTCGTACGCCTCGACGGTGTTCTTCAGCGTCTCGGTGCGCTGGAAGTCGGCGACGCCGTCGTTCCAGTCGTGGGCGAGGATGCGGTCGCGCTGGGCGAGGTAGAGGTCGTGCAGGCCCTGGATGTCCTCGTTGAGTAGCAGCCGGACGGCCTCGCGGACAAAGCGCCGCCCGAAGCACTCCGTGGAGCGGGAGACGAGCGACGAGCCCTTGAACTTGATGCGCCCGTCGTAGCCGAGCAGCGCGTAGTTCTTCTTTTTGTACGACAGCATCTTCTGGAAGCGCCCGTCGAAGCCGATGCGGATGCCCTCGGGCATGCGCTCGGAGAGTGTGCGCACGTAGGCGCGCTCCTCCGTGTCGCCGCGGAGGCCGTCGGGCGGGATGAAGAGCACGCCGTCGGTGTCCACCTCGATGATCGTCCCGCCGTCGGCGCGGACGAGGCGGATGATCTGACGCAGCAGGTCCTGGCCGGTCGCCGCCACGCGGTCGGCCTCGGCGAAGTCGTTGAACAGCGCGAGGCTAAACGCGAGGTTGCCGTAGAAGCTATTGATGATGTTCTTGAACGCCGTCTGCCGGGCGTCCAACTCGGCGCGCGCGCCCGCGTCGTTCGTCGCCTTCATCGCGGCCTTGGTGTCGAAGCGGAGGTCGGTCAGCTTGCGGAGGAGATCAGGAAAAACGCCGAGCGCGTCGTCCTTTGGGCGGACATCGTACTGCAGCATGATGCTCGGGTACAGGCTCTCGACATCGGCATACACGACAGGACCGACGACACCCGTGACGAACACGTCGGTGTAGCCGCCGATGGTCTGGCTGCCCCACGCCGCGCGGGGGAGGGCTTGGCGCTGGCGGAGGTACTCGCGTACGAACAGGGCCTCGATCTTGCTCGCCGGGCCAGTACGCGCCGTCTGGCCGTAGGGCATCGGCACCATCTGCGTGAGGTAGAACGTGCTTCCCGAGAGGTGCCGCGCCAGCCGCTCCGTCTCCACCACGTCGTCGAGCGCATAGTCCAG
The Bacteroidota bacterium DNA segment above includes these coding regions:
- a CDS encoding SDR family NAD(P)-dependent oxidoreductase, with the translated sequence MKKAIVVGATSGIGRALALALGARGYAVGVTGRRADLLTELLAELPATSEAAEMDVTQLAGARRGFDGLVERMGGVDLVVISAGTGHTDEAKSWAHVRETVETNVLGFAALADAAYRHFETRGHGHLVGITSVAAVRESGLAPAYHASKAFAARYLAGLRHRAVKSDLALVVTDVRPGFVDTAMAKGDGLFWVATPGRAASQIVAAIEKRRSVVYVTKRWRGVAAVLASLPGVLYRRVI
- a CDS encoding purine-nucleoside phosphorylase, translated to MPVTEGLDFDIDAYRARVEEAAAAVRAHLDLGTDPPRIGLILGTGLGKLADEIEIAADVSYDDLPHFPVSTVESHHGRLIAGTLRGVPVLAMQGRFHLYEGYTPKQVTFPVRVMGSLGVETLLISNAAGGMNPHFRRGDLMLITDHINFQGANPLAGPNVDAWGPRFPDMSDPYDASLRTVAKQAALDRALKLQEGVYVAVEGPNLETRAEYRMLRAMGADAVGMSTVPEVIVAKHMGLQTLAISVITDECFPDALKPVSIPEILAAAGEAEPKLTQIIADVVERVAESSSAA
- a CDS encoding DNA polymerase domain-containing protein, with translation MPDASHPTPLSVSDGHDTALYGKDPAEGLVALHLVRDTSGREAEPARMRLYWRRGFDHPDGGTIETEEVPFYPFMLIHDAELLRGFGRERFRYQRLDASVKVDEDRGGQAYFRDLVVFTSVRAYWDAVRHVERATESDKRRPDEIYFAGNPEQLYLMQTGRTLFKGMAFEHIHRLQLDIEVYAPDGFPQPERPEHAVIIVALSDNQGWSRLLHARDSSEKALLEETVRVIQERDPDVIEGHNIYGFDFDYLRKRCSLHGVPFSIGRDGSVPRQFPSSMRFAERMVDFPALDIAGRHVVDTLFQVMSFDVFKRDLPGYGLKVAANYFGFADDSRTYVAGNDIARVWDEDPARLLDYALDDVVETERLARHLSGSTFYLTQMVPMPYGQTARTGPASKIEALFVREYLRQRQALPRAAWGSQTIGGYTDVFVTGVVGPVVYADVESLYPSIMLQYDVRPKDDALGVFPDLLRKLTDLRFDTKAAMKATNDAGARAELDARQTAFKNIINSFYGNLAFSLALFNDFAEADRVAATGQDLLRQIIRLVRADGGTIIEVDTDGVLFIPPDGLRGDTEERAYVRTLSERMPEGIRIGFDGRFQKMLSYKKKNYALLGYDGRIKFKGSSLVSRSTECFGRRFVREAVRLLLNEDIQGLHDLYLAQRDRILAHDWNDGVADFQRTETLKNTVEAYEADVQAGRRTRTASYELAKQRAAQTGQLPRKGDRMSYYLAGPGPAFEAARLADAWDPAAPDEHTPYYLDRLDQVAAKFVPFFETEHQHRLVFSPEDLFGFDAAGIRLARTERALDDVEDDVPF